The following are encoded in a window of Verrucomicrobiia bacterium genomic DNA:
- the bamE gene encoding outer membrane protein assembly factor BamE, producing the protein MKYIILAFLIIASTSGCSTPNPSTKATQAAYEQVKPGMSRQQVYALLGQPRSERPEGDIDHCHTAVWGIPHGSHGWGHWTIEFSGDTVTGVTSGYVHVSASASL; encoded by the coding sequence ATGAAATACATCATTCTTGCGTTTTTGATTATTGCATCAACATCAGGATGCAGCACGCCCAATCCAAGCACCAAAGCGACTCAGGCCGCCTACGAACAAGTGAAACCCGGCATGAGCCGGCAGCAAGTCTATGCCTTGCTCGGTCAGCCAAGGTCTGAGCGACCCGAGGGCGATATTGACCATTGCCACACTGCCGTTTGGGGTATTCCGCATGGCAGCCACGGCTGGGGACACTGGACCATTGAGTTTAGCGGCGATACCGTGACCGGGGTGACCAGTGGCTATGTTCACGTGTCCGCGTCAGCTTCCTTGTGA
- a CDS encoding ABC transporter substrate-binding protein, which yields MKNLQSFALAVLLAIFLNACGQKASSPGSSASPAATQNYPLPDPPYVPPCAPGILGGRLVIANFSDPKTFNPITTVETTSSDIYRRTTAGLLNVDMPTETVRPGIAESWSVDADNKTWTFHLRHGVRWSDGQPLTADDVLFTWNDVIYNPEIVNVTRDQFQMNKTNFTVTKVDDFTVRVVTPQVYAPFLEFFGDVRIMPKHILADSVKNKSFGSAYSVNTSPDQLVGCGPFRYKEYKQGQYVLLERNPYFWEVDSKNQRLPYFDTVIYIIVPDQNTVSLRFLHGDADLQEIVRPEEYEHFQEESAKGRFKVLDLGVGSEHDMIYFNQNPEVNPKTGQPHVDPVKLKWFRNTKFRQAVSYALDRDAIVKAALGGHGEPNYSLVSSAATNWYNPKIHQYPHDPAKARALLAEIGFKYRDDGTLVDADGHPIEFTLNTNATNDRRQKTGVIFQEDLKKIGINVTFQPLDFNTLIDRFDVSQDFECILLGWAGGSPDPVNSMNILKSDSFDHEWYRLQKTPSTPWEARMDDLMNLQLETLDQSQRRKYYDEIQEILADQMPMIPTVSARAYAAVRSDLGNLRPTTLDPNRLAWNLEELYFTKK from the coding sequence ATGAAAAACCTTCAATCCTTCGCCCTCGCCGTCCTGCTCGCCATCTTCCTGAACGCCTGCGGCCAAAAAGCCTCTTCCCCCGGCTCAAGCGCCAGTCCCGCCGCCACCCAAAATTATCCTCTGCCCGATCCGCCCTATGTTCCGCCATGCGCGCCCGGCATTCTCGGCGGACGCCTCGTCATCGCGAATTTTTCCGACCCCAAAACTTTCAATCCCATCACCACTGTCGAAACGACTTCCTCCGATATTTATCGCCGAACAACCGCCGGTTTGTTGAATGTGGATATGCCGACAGAAACCGTGCGCCCCGGCATCGCGGAATCGTGGTCGGTTGACGCTGACAACAAAACGTGGACCTTTCATCTTCGCCACGGCGTGCGCTGGAGCGATGGCCAGCCGCTCACCGCCGACGACGTGCTCTTCACCTGGAACGACGTGATTTATAATCCCGAGATCGTCAACGTCACGCGCGACCAATTCCAGATGAACAAGACGAATTTCACCGTGACGAAAGTGGACGACTTCACCGTGCGCGTCGTCACCCCGCAAGTGTACGCGCCGTTCCTCGAATTTTTTGGCGACGTGCGCATCATGCCCAAACACATCCTCGCCGACAGCGTAAAGAATAAAAGTTTCGGCTCCGCCTACAGCGTGAACACCAGCCCCGATCAACTCGTCGGCTGCGGCCCATTTCGCTACAAGGAATACAAGCAAGGCCAATACGTCCTGCTGGAACGCAATCCCTACTTCTGGGAAGTGGACAGCAAAAACCAGCGCCTCCCTTATTTCGATACCGTCATCTACATCATCGTTCCCGACCAAAACACCGTCTCGCTCCGCTTTCTGCACGGCGATGCCGATTTGCAGGAAATCGTCCGCCCCGAGGAATACGAACATTTCCAGGAAGAATCCGCCAAGGGCCGTTTTAAAGTGCTGGACCTCGGCGTCGGCTCCGAGCACGACATGATCTACTTCAATCAAAATCCTGAGGTAAACCCGAAGACCGGCCAGCCGCATGTTGACCCGGTGAAACTCAAATGGTTTCGCAATACGAAATTCCGCCAGGCGGTTTCCTACGCCCTCGATCGCGATGCCATCGTCAAAGCCGCGCTCGGTGGCCACGGCGAACCGAATTACAGTCTCGTTTCCAGCGCCGCCACGAATTGGTACAATCCGAAAATCCATCAGTATCCGCACGACCCCGCCAAGGCGCGCGCCCTGCTCGCCGAAATCGGCTTCAAGTACCGCGATGACGGCACGCTTGTGGATGCCGACGGCCATCCCATCGAATTCACCTTGAACACCAACGCGACCAACGACCGCCGTCAAAAGACCGGCGTCATCTTCCAGGAAGACCTCAAGAAAATCGGCATCAACGTCACGTTTCAGCCGCTGGATTTCAACACGCTCATTGACCGCTTTGACGTATCGCAGGATTTTGAATGCATCCTGCTCGGCTGGGCGGGCGGCTCACCTGACCCGGTCAATTCGATGAACATTTTGAAATCCGATTCCTTCGATCACGAATGGTATCGCCTTCAGAAAACTCCTTCCACGCCGTGGGAAGCCCGCATGGACGACCTCATGAACCTGCAGCTCGAAACCCTCGACCAATCCCAGCGCCGCAAATACTACGACGAAATCCAGGAAATCCTCGCCGATCAAATGCCGATGATTCCCACCGTCTCCGCCCGCGCCTACGCCGCCGTCCGCAGCGACCTCGGCAACCTCCGCCCCACCACCCTCGACCCCAACCGCCTCGCCTGGAACCTCGAAGAACTCTACTTCACGAAAAAATAA
- a CDS encoding VOC family protein — MKTAKKLLHTRYRVNDLERTVKFYREVLGLAEVRRHKSSRGSELVFVKAPESEETIELCYYPQSGPVQVQADLTHLAFEVDSLEEFGKHIASLGYSYSDGPHLREDGGGIAFVDAPEGYEIELIQRPKAMGL, encoded by the coding sequence ATGAAGACTGCGAAAAAATTATTGCATACGCGTTATCGCGTGAATGATCTCGAACGCACGGTGAAATTTTATCGCGAAGTCCTCGGATTGGCCGAGGTGCGGCGGCACAAATCTTCGCGCGGCTCGGAATTGGTTTTCGTGAAGGCGCCGGAGAGCGAGGAAACGATTGAGCTTTGTTATTATCCGCAGAGCGGGCCGGTGCAGGTGCAGGCGGACTTGACGCATCTGGCGTTTGAGGTGGACAGCCTGGAGGAATTCGGCAAGCACATCGCGTCGCTGGGCTATAGTTATTCCGATGGGCCGCATTTGCGCGAAGACGGCGGGGGGATTGCGTTTGTGGATGCCCCGGAGGGGTATGAGATCGAACTCATCCAGCGGCCCAAGGCGATGGGGCTTTGA
- a CDS encoding FecR domain-containing protein: MTKTNSFTHKLLAGAVALAMVALAACANAENVPQYATVVRLDGQARYSTDNNKTWSPLKLGDVLKPGSVIQTAEKSSVDIVMGDAQEGATIGTSRPSPISTGGAGSGDSGPKANIVRIDASSVLAVDKMTLDKTGMDEVSETQLDLRAGKIFGNVKKLSAASRYEVKLPNGVAGIRGTSYILNSDGSVWVLTGQVIITYVSPTGAVMTQTVSAGQSFTPPSVAGGTGTVQTIPPTELANLIAGEPGVPAPTGGPTISYTPNGTLIHISPD; encoded by the coding sequence ATGACAAAAACTAACTCTTTTACCCACAAACTGCTCGCCGGCGCTGTTGCGCTGGCAATGGTCGCCTTGGCGGCCTGCGCCAACGCCGAAAACGTCCCTCAATACGCCACCGTCGTCCGTTTGGATGGCCAGGCGCGTTACTCTACGGACAACAACAAGACGTGGTCGCCGTTGAAGCTGGGCGATGTGCTCAAGCCCGGTTCCGTGATTCAAACCGCGGAAAAATCCAGTGTGGACATCGTCATGGGTGATGCTCAAGAGGGTGCCACCATTGGCACGTCTCGTCCTTCGCCAATCAGCACTGGCGGAGCTGGCAGTGGCGACAGCGGCCCCAAGGCCAACATCGTGCGCATTGATGCAAGCTCGGTTCTGGCGGTTGATAAGATGACGCTCGACAAGACTGGCATGGATGAAGTTTCCGAAACCCAGTTGGATCTTCGCGCTGGCAAAATCTTCGGCAACGTCAAAAAACTCTCTGCTGCTTCCCGTTATGAAGTGAAACTTCCGAACGGCGTCGCTGGTATTCGCGGCACGAGCTACATCCTGAACTCTGACGGTTCCGTCTGGGTCTTGACCGGTCAGGTGATCATCACCTACGTCTCTCCGACGGGCGCTGTGATGACTCAGACTGTCTCTGCCGGACAATCCTTCACGCCTCCGAGCGTTGCTGGCGGAACTGGCACCGTGCAAACCATTCCTCCTACGGAATTGGCTAACTTGATCGCGGGCGAACCTGGTGTTCCTGCTCCGACCGGGGGCCCTACAATTAGTTATACGCCGAACGGCACGTTGATTCACATTTCGCCCGACTAG
- the cdaA gene encoding diadenylate cyclase CdaA — protein MTDWSFLQQGFSLAWRPALEIILLAVGIYYVLMFVRGTRGWSVAIGFLLLMAATLFTYWLKLDVMTWLLGKFFPFLVFAILVIFQPELRRMLSELGNLPLFYTAREQRENIEVIVQTAERLAEVRIGALIAVEQAIQLQEVVESGIVVDCEATPEMLETIFFPNNAIHDGGVILRGDRIAYAACIFPLTQRQDLNKTLGTRHRAAIGLTEETDAVVVVVSEETGLISYAHRGQLTRGVSLEELRAFLTSVLVKDGKSHKLIVASGKWLGARRGEPRAPAAASPAVRKREAK, from the coding sequence ATGACGGACTGGAGCTTTTTGCAGCAGGGATTTTCCCTGGCATGGCGGCCGGCGCTGGAGATCATCCTCCTCGCGGTCGGCATTTATTATGTACTGATGTTTGTGCGGGGGACGCGCGGGTGGTCGGTGGCGATCGGTTTTTTGCTGCTGATGGCGGCGACACTTTTCACTTACTGGCTCAAGCTGGATGTGATGACGTGGCTGCTGGGGAAATTTTTTCCGTTTCTCGTGTTCGCGATCCTGGTGATTTTTCAACCGGAATTGCGGCGGATGTTGTCGGAGCTGGGAAATTTGCCGCTGTTTTATACGGCGCGTGAGCAGCGGGAAAATATCGAGGTCATCGTGCAGACGGCGGAGCGGTTGGCGGAAGTGCGCATCGGCGCGTTGATCGCGGTGGAGCAGGCGATTCAACTTCAGGAGGTCGTGGAATCGGGGATCGTGGTGGATTGCGAAGCGACGCCGGAAATGTTGGAGACGATTTTTTTTCCGAACAACGCGATCCATGACGGCGGCGTGATCCTGCGCGGCGATCGCATCGCTTATGCGGCGTGCATTTTTCCGCTGACGCAGCGGCAGGATTTGAACAAGACGCTGGGCACGCGGCATCGCGCGGCGATTGGATTGACGGAGGAGACGGACGCGGTGGTGGTGGTGGTATCGGAAGAGACGGGATTAATTTCGTATGCGCATCGCGGGCAGTTGACGCGCGGGGTGAGCTTGGAAGAGTTGCGGGCATTCCTGACGTCGGTGCTGGTGAAGGATGGGAAATCGCACAAGCTGATCGTGGCATCGGGCAAGTGGCTGGGAGCGCGGCGGGGTGAGCCGCGAGCGCCGGCGGCGGCATCGCCGGCCGTGCGAAAACGGGAGGCAAAATAA
- the glmM gene encoding phosphoglucosamine mutase, with protein MSEPKKIFGTDGVRGTANIEPVTAETVLKLGRAAGHVFKNLETQSRSRGKHKIVIGKDTRLSGYMLENAISSGILSMGVDVLFIGPLPTPGVAYVTRSLRADAGIAITASHNPYDDNGIKFFRADGYKLDDRIEALIEGLVFSGEIESIRPTAGAIGKAVRIDDALGRYIEYAKASFPRGMTLEGMRVVVDCAHGAAYKSTPCVLRELGAEVIVYGNQPDGTNINKNCGSMHPEQMCEKVREHQADIGIAHDGDADRVLLCDETGTMIDGDDIMAVAARDMMAQGQLAEKTVVATVMSNNGLDVFIRECGGEVIRTAVGDKNVIDEMLRNGYNFGGEQSGHLIFRDYSSTGDGLVCALQILRIMKSGDEKLSKLAHCWTRFPQLVTNVRVREKKPFDQLNGILKLVGDAEKDIGAQGGRVLLRYSGTEPKARLLIEGRDLAVLEKHTKLICDALKQQVGVVS; from the coding sequence ATGAGTGAGCCCAAAAAAATATTCGGCACGGACGGGGTGCGCGGGACGGCAAATATTGAACCGGTGACGGCGGAGACGGTGCTTAAATTGGGGCGCGCGGCGGGGCATGTTTTCAAGAATCTCGAAACGCAGTCGCGCAGCCGCGGCAAGCACAAGATCGTCATCGGCAAGGACACGCGGCTTTCGGGTTACATGCTCGAAAACGCGATTTCCTCGGGCATCCTTTCAATGGGCGTGGACGTGTTGTTCATCGGGCCGCTGCCGACGCCGGGGGTGGCGTACGTGACGCGGAGTTTGCGCGCGGACGCGGGCATCGCGATCACGGCGTCGCACAATCCTTACGACGACAATGGAATTAAATTTTTTCGCGCGGACGGTTACAAGCTGGATGACCGGATTGAGGCGTTGATCGAAGGGTTGGTTTTCAGCGGGGAGATTGAAAGCATCCGACCGACGGCGGGCGCGATCGGCAAGGCGGTGCGTATTGATGACGCGCTGGGCCGTTATATAGAATATGCGAAGGCGTCGTTCCCGCGCGGGATGACGCTGGAGGGGATGCGGGTGGTGGTGGATTGCGCGCATGGGGCGGCGTATAAATCCACGCCGTGCGTGTTGCGCGAGCTGGGCGCGGAAGTGATCGTTTATGGCAATCAGCCGGACGGCACGAACATCAACAAGAATTGCGGCTCGATGCATCCGGAACAGATGTGCGAGAAAGTGCGCGAGCATCAGGCAGATATTGGCATCGCGCACGATGGGGATGCGGACCGGGTTTTGTTGTGCGACGAAACCGGGACGATGATTGATGGCGATGACATCATGGCGGTGGCGGCGCGCGACATGATGGCGCAAGGGCAGTTGGCGGAGAAAACGGTGGTGGCGACGGTGATGAGCAATAATGGATTGGACGTGTTCATTCGCGAATGCGGGGGCGAGGTGATCCGCACGGCGGTGGGGGACAAGAACGTGATAGATGAGATGTTGCGCAACGGATATAATTTCGGCGGGGAGCAGAGCGGGCATTTGATTTTCCGCGATTACAGCAGCACGGGCGACGGGTTGGTGTGCGCGTTGCAGATTTTGCGCATCATGAAATCGGGGGATGAAAAGTTATCGAAGCTGGCGCATTGCTGGACGCGGTTTCCGCAGTTGGTGACGAACGTGCGGGTGCGGGAGAAGAAGCCGTTTGATCAGTTGAATGGGATTTTGAAGTTGGTGGGCGACGCGGAAAAAGACATCGGCGCGCAGGGCGGGCGGGTGTTGCTGCGTTATTCGGGAACGGAACCGAAGGCGCGGTTGTTGATTGAGGGGCGCGATTTGGCGGTGTTGGAGAAGCATACGAAATTGATTTGCGATGCGTTGAAGCAGCAGGTGGGGGTGGTTTCGTAG
- a CDS encoding CdaR family protein: MAYRDLVLHHFWWKLLSVLLAALMWLTIETAFQKDKFLGETPVVTTSRRIFPAIPVALLTSPSNTNDYTVDPQTVMVELSGTAEQLAKVTERQLHVFVDVSDAGEEKRFRRYIQTQAPGNLRVERPTQAMAVVEREVK, encoded by the coding sequence ATGGCTTACCGCGACCTGGTTTTGCATCATTTTTGGTGGAAGCTGCTTTCGGTGCTGCTGGCGGCGTTGATGTGGCTGACGATTGAAACCGCGTTTCAAAAGGACAAATTTCTCGGTGAAACGCCGGTGGTGACGACGAGCCGCCGGATATTTCCCGCGATACCGGTGGCGCTGCTGACTTCGCCGTCCAACACGAACGATTATACGGTGGACCCGCAAACGGTGATGGTGGAATTGAGCGGCACGGCGGAACAACTGGCGAAGGTGACGGAGCGGCAGTTGCATGTGTTCGTGGATGTGAGCGACGCGGGGGAGGAAAAGCGTTTTCGGCGTTACATCCAAACGCAGGCGCCGGGGAATTTGCGGGTGGAGCGGCCGACGCAGGCGATGGCGGTGGTGGAGAGGGAAGTGAAATAA
- a CDS encoding O-antigen ligase family protein, translated as MDREKIDGWCEKGILALVLGILVFGPLAFGAHAAAQFFVLQGLTIGVLGLWLARVWIAERPQFLWPPICGAVVAFMGYAIARYCTADIEYVARQELLRVLVYGFLFCAVVNNCHRQESTQVIALTLLFLGMCIAAYACFQFFTKSQRIWNFVETSYAGRGRGTFIYPNHLAGFLEMLFPIGICYVVMGRLGHVTKIFLGYAVVVMLAAIGVTLSRGGWLATSLELMLLCGLLLAQRDFRLHGFVMLALLVVGAAIVIPSVVVHTRIARTVQSGKPDDLRLALWQSAAEMWRDNLLWGVGPGHFDYRFSAYRPVVVQLRPDRVHNDYLNALVDYGIIGTAIVAVAWILLAWGILKTWRTVRGGRDDFSRKKSNKFALLIGASVGLVGILFHSLLDFNMQLPANAILAVTLMALLSSQWRFETERFWFRSGVILKIVASIILLAGIGYLGMTGWRGARETASLYRARRLGQPPQQFTYAMIKAYEEAYRIDPMNFETAHTLGECYRLKSWNGDDDYVVLAKKAMGWYQRGMKLDPYDQYNWLNYGMCLDWIGGADAGAKEDSNVYYKRAMDLDPNGFFTIANIGWHYSQTGDLAAARTWFWRSRQLNPSQTENKMTYEYLPILERRMEENAEMYKRP; from the coding sequence TTGGATCGCGAAAAGATTGATGGATGGTGTGAAAAGGGAATTCTTGCGCTCGTGCTGGGAATCCTGGTGTTTGGACCGCTGGCTTTTGGAGCGCACGCGGCGGCGCAATTTTTTGTCCTGCAAGGTTTGACCATCGGCGTGCTCGGGCTGTGGCTGGCGCGCGTGTGGATTGCGGAACGGCCGCAATTTCTTTGGCCACCGATTTGTGGGGCGGTCGTCGCCTTCATGGGTTACGCCATTGCGCGCTACTGCACGGCGGACATCGAATATGTTGCGCGGCAGGAATTGTTGCGCGTCCTCGTTTACGGTTTTCTTTTCTGCGCCGTCGTCAATAATTGCCACCGGCAGGAATCCACCCAGGTCATCGCGCTCACGCTTTTGTTTTTGGGAATGTGCATCGCTGCCTACGCGTGCTTTCAATTTTTCACGAAGTCGCAACGCATCTGGAATTTCGTCGAAACGAGTTATGCGGGGCGAGGCAGGGGGACGTTCATTTATCCGAACCATCTCGCGGGATTTTTGGAAATGCTGTTTCCGATCGGCATCTGTTACGTGGTCATGGGGCGGCTGGGGCACGTGACGAAAATATTTTTAGGCTACGCAGTGGTGGTGATGCTAGCGGCAATCGGGGTCACGCTTTCGCGCGGCGGCTGGCTGGCGACATCGCTGGAGTTGATGTTGCTGTGCGGACTATTGCTGGCGCAACGGGATTTTCGCCTGCATGGCTTCGTGATGCTCGCACTGCTGGTGGTGGGAGCCGCCATTGTGATCCCAAGCGTGGTCGTGCATACGCGCATCGCACGAACCGTGCAAAGCGGCAAGCCGGATGACCTGCGCCTGGCGCTTTGGCAATCTGCGGCGGAAATGTGGCGCGATAATTTATTATGGGGCGTGGGCCCGGGACATTTCGACTACCGCTTTTCCGCGTATCGCCCGGTGGTGGTGCAACTTCGTCCCGACCGTGTGCATAATGACTACCTCAATGCGCTGGTGGATTACGGCATCATTGGCACAGCCATCGTTGCGGTGGCGTGGATATTATTGGCGTGGGGAATTCTCAAGACCTGGCGCACGGTGCGCGGCGGACGCGACGATTTTTCGCGAAAGAAAAGCAATAAATTCGCCCTGCTGATTGGAGCGTCGGTCGGTCTCGTGGGAATCCTGTTTCACTCCCTGCTCGATTTCAACATGCAACTGCCCGCGAACGCCATCCTCGCCGTCACATTGATGGCGTTGTTGAGCAGCCAATGGCGGTTCGAGACTGAACGGTTTTGGTTTCGCTCGGGTGTGATTTTGAAAATCGTGGCGAGCATTATTTTGCTGGCGGGCATCGGTTACCTCGGCATGACCGGCTGGCGTGGGGCGCGCGAAACGGCGAGTTTATATCGCGCCCGGCGTCTTGGCCAGCCGCCGCAACAATTCACCTACGCGATGATCAAGGCCTACGAAGAGGCTTATCGCATAGACCCGATGAATTTCGAGACGGCCCACACACTCGGCGAATGCTATCGGTTGAAGAGTTGGAACGGCGACGATGATTACGTGGTTCTGGCCAAGAAAGCGATGGGTTGGTATCAGCGGGGAATGAAACTCGATCCTTACGACCAATACAACTGGCTCAACTATGGGATGTGCCTGGATTGGATCGGCGGGGCGGATGCCGGGGCGAAAGAAGATTCGAACGTCTATTATAAGCGCGCCATGGACCTGGATCCGAATGGATTTTTCACGATTGCGAATATCGGCTGGCATTATTCGCAGACGGGCGATCTGGCGGCGGCGCGGACCTGGTTTTGGCGTTCGCGGCAGTTGAACCCCTCCCAAACCGAAAACAAAATGACTTACGAATACCTGCCAATCCTCGAACGCCGCATGGAGGAAAACGCGGAAATGTATAAAAGGCCGTGA
- the folP gene encoding dihydropteroate synthase, which produces MFPRPRLVMGVVNVTPDSFSDGGKFFDASAAISHGEALAREGADIIDVGGESTRPHAVPVSEAEELRRVVPVIMELARRVKVPISIDTMKPAVARAALTAGASIVNDVGAARAEAAMWKLVAESGAGYIVMHAQGTPETMQENPHYDDVAREVKEFFSERLARLQAAGVAAEQIVLDIGIGFGKTAKHNLQLLAKLESFKSLNRPLMIGVSRKSFLSKAGGGAEAERLAGALACTALAAEAGAQLFRTHDVAATIQALRVTESILQQT; this is translated from the coding sequence TTGTTTCCGCGTCCGCGGCTGGTGATGGGCGTGGTGAATGTGACGCCGGATTCGTTTTCGGATGGAGGAAAATTTTTTGATGCGAGTGCGGCAATTTCGCATGGCGAAGCTTTGGCGCGGGAGGGCGCGGATATTATTGACGTGGGGGGCGAGTCCACGCGGCCGCACGCGGTTCCGGTGAGCGAGGCGGAGGAGTTGCGGCGGGTGGTTCCGGTGATCATGGAATTGGCGCGGCGGGTGAAAGTGCCGATCTCGATTGATACGATGAAACCGGCGGTGGCGCGCGCGGCGCTGACGGCGGGAGCGAGCATTGTCAATGACGTGGGCGCGGCGCGGGCGGAGGCGGCGATGTGGAAACTGGTGGCGGAATCGGGCGCGGGGTATATCGTGATGCACGCGCAGGGGACGCCGGAAACGATGCAGGAAAATCCACATTACGACGACGTGGCGCGGGAGGTGAAGGAATTTTTTTCTGAAAGGCTGGCGCGTTTGCAGGCGGCGGGAGTGGCGGCGGAGCAAATCGTGTTGGATATTGGAATCGGGTTTGGAAAAACGGCAAAACATAATTTGCAGTTGCTCGCGAAGCTGGAGAGTTTTAAAAGTTTGAACCGGCCACTCATGATCGGGGTTTCGCGAAAATCATTTTTGAGCAAGGCGGGCGGCGGCGCGGAAGCGGAACGATTGGCGGGCGCGCTGGCCTGCACGGCGCTGGCGGCAGAAGCGGGCGCACAATTATTTCGCACGCATGACGTCGCGGCCACGATACAAGCTTTGCGCGTGACAGAGAGTATTTTGCAACAAACATGA
- a CDS encoding aconitase family protein codes for MTLTEKIMARASGKAKVEAGDNVWVSADVLMTHDVCGPGTIGVFKREFGKTAKVWDKQKIVIIPDHYIFTADSKSNRNVDILRDFVKEQGLPYFYDVIDDANGHWVFDPAKGMLNRQYGSNYAGVCHTALPQKGHTRPGEILFGTDSHTCMAGAFNEFATGIGNTDAGFVMGTGKLLLKVPETMHFRLEGKLQPGVMAKDVILHCIGEIGFDGATYRAMQFDGAGVNSLSMDDRMTIANMAIEAGGKNAMFEFDAQTQAAVDYRCKLNGTKANYEPVFRDKDEKFVYELVVDLSKLEPTVACHPDPGQRKKAKEMGDTKLDRAYIGSCTGGKTSDFLEFARVLRGKHVKIDTFGVPATPEIVHDLQTAKWGDQTVWQILLAAGVQMTENAGCAACLGGPVDTFGRMNSPMKCISATNRNFPGRMGHKESQVFLASPATVAASAITGKITDPREYWS; via the coding sequence ATGACGTTGACGGAAAAAATAATGGCGCGTGCCAGCGGCAAGGCGAAGGTCGAGGCGGGTGATAATGTGTGGGTCAGCGCGGATGTGTTGATGACGCATGATGTCTGCGGGCCCGGGACGATCGGCGTCTTCAAACGCGAGTTCGGCAAGACGGCGAAGGTTTGGGACAAGCAGAAAATTGTCATCATCCCGGACCATTATATTTTCACGGCGGATTCCAAGTCGAATCGCAACGTGGATATCCTGCGCGATTTCGTGAAGGAACAGGGGTTGCCGTATTTTTACGACGTGATTGATGACGCGAATGGGCATTGGGTTTTTGATCCGGCGAAGGGAATGTTGAATCGTCAATACGGCTCGAATTACGCGGGCGTTTGTCACACGGCGCTGCCGCAAAAAGGCCATACGCGTCCGGGGGAAATTTTGTTCGGCACGGATTCGCACACTTGCATGGCGGGGGCGTTCAATGAATTCGCCACGGGTATCGGCAATACGGACGCGGGTTTCGTGATGGGCACGGGGAAGTTGTTGCTCAAGGTGCCGGAGACGATGCATTTTCGGCTCGAAGGAAAATTGCAGCCGGGCGTCATGGCGAAGGATGTGATTTTGCATTGCATCGGCGAGATCGGTTTTGACGGCGCGACGTATCGCGCGATGCAATTTGACGGCGCGGGCGTGAATAGTCTTTCGATGGACGACCGCATGACCATCGCGAACATGGCGATCGAAGCGGGCGGTAAGAATGCGATGTTCGAGTTCGATGCGCAGACGCAGGCGGCGGTGGATTATCGCTGCAAACTGAACGGGACGAAGGCGAATTACGAGCCCGTGTTTCGCGACAAGGACGAGAAGTTTGTTTACGAATTGGTCGTTGATTTGTCGAAGCTGGAACCCACCGTGGCGTGTCATCCTGATCCGGGCCAGCGCAAGAAGGCGAAGGAAATGGGCGACACGAAACTCGACCGCGCCTACATAGGTTCCTGCACCGGCGGCAAGACGAGCGACTTTTTGGAGTTCGCGCGGGTGTTGCGCGGCAAGCACGTGAAGATTGATACGTTCGGCGTGCCGGCGACGCCGGAGATCGTTCACGATTTGCAGACGGCAAAGTGGGGCGACCAAACCGTGTGGCAGATTCTTTTGGCAGCGGGCGTGCAGATGACGGAGAACGCGGGTTGCGCGGCGTGCCTCGGCGGACCGGTGGATACTTTCGGCCGCATGAACTCGCCGATGAAGTGCATCAGCGCCACGAACCGGAATTTTCCCGGCCGCATGGGGCATAAGGAATCGCAAGTGTTTCTCGCATCGCCGGCGACGGTGGCCGCGAGCGCGATCACTGGGAAAATCACTGACCCGCGCGAATACTGGAGTTGA